Proteins encoded within one genomic window of Nordella sp. HKS 07:
- a CDS encoding epoxide hydrolase family protein has translation MSSPSPLLRRRDLLAATAAATAASLLPAAAQAATGDESIRPFAVNVPQAELDELRRRILATRWPDEETVSDQSQGIKLSKLMPLVEYWGTGYDWRKAEARLNALPQFMTTIDGVDIHFIHIRSRQPNALALIMTHGWPGSVFELLKTIGPLTDPTAHGGQAADAFDLVLPSMPGYGFSGKPRDTGWGPERIAAAWAELMKRLGYTRYVAQGGDWGSPVSSAMARLGPEGLLGIHINLPAVVPPEIAAVLAAGGPAPDNLTPEERETFDTLSATARMGNRSYAAMMGTRPQTIGYGLTDSPAGLAAWMLNHPGFSRWTYDDSDPEKSPDEVLDDVTLYWLTKCGTSAGRLYWEYGGGRSPVLAAGEKTDQISLPVAITVFPKENYRAPETWARRAYRNLIYFHAVDKGGHFAAWEQPELFSSELRAAFRPLRQSG, from the coding sequence CCCGCAGCAGCTCAGGCCGCGACGGGAGATGAGTCCATCCGTCCCTTCGCGGTCAATGTCCCACAAGCAGAGCTTGACGAGCTGCGACGGCGGATCCTGGCGACGCGCTGGCCTGACGAGGAGACGGTCAGCGACCAGTCGCAAGGCATAAAACTCTCCAAGCTCATGCCGCTCGTCGAATATTGGGGCACGGGCTATGATTGGCGGAAAGCCGAAGCGAGGCTCAACGCATTGCCGCAATTCATGACGACGATCGATGGCGTCGACATCCACTTCATCCACATCCGCTCGCGCCAGCCGAACGCCCTGGCGCTGATCATGACGCATGGCTGGCCGGGCTCGGTGTTCGAACTACTCAAGACCATAGGTCCCTTGACCGATCCCACCGCCCATGGCGGACAGGCCGCAGATGCGTTCGATCTGGTGCTGCCATCGATGCCGGGCTACGGCTTCTCGGGCAAGCCGCGGGACACAGGCTGGGGACCGGAGCGTATCGCTGCCGCCTGGGCGGAACTGATGAAGCGCCTCGGCTACACCCGATATGTTGCCCAGGGCGGCGATTGGGGCTCGCCTGTATCGAGTGCTATGGCGCGGCTGGGACCCGAAGGATTGCTCGGCATCCATATCAATTTGCCGGCGGTCGTGCCGCCGGAGATCGCTGCGGTGCTCGCTGCTGGCGGACCCGCGCCTGACAACCTCACTCCTGAGGAACGCGAGACATTCGACACGCTGAGCGCCACCGCCAGGATGGGCAACAGGTCCTATGCCGCGATGATGGGCACACGGCCGCAGACGATCGGTTATGGATTGACGGATTCGCCGGCTGGGCTCGCCGCGTGGATGCTCAACCATCCCGGCTTCTCCCGCTGGACATATGACGATAGCGATCCGGAAAAATCCCCGGACGAGGTGCTTGACGATGTCACGCTCTACTGGCTGACCAAATGCGGGACCTCTGCCGGGCGGCTCTATTGGGAATATGGCGGTGGCCGCAGTCCGGTCCTTGCGGCCGGTGAGAAGACCGACCAGATCTCGCTTCCCGTGGCTATCACGGTTTTCCCGAAGGAGAATTATAGGGCGCCTGAGACTTGGGCGCGTCGCGCCTATCGCAACCTGATCTATTTCCATGCGGTCGACAAAGGCGGTCACTTCGCAGCCTGGGAGCAACCGGAGCTTTTTTCGTCCGAGCTCAGAGCCGCGTTCCGTCCCTTGCGCCAGTCGGGTTGA
- a CDS encoding alpha/beta hydrolase, whose translation MKRIRETIDHRRRFLVGAAAITFAAAELGTSKPAKAAANSFGAIKQINAGVLNIGYAEEGPADGPPVILLHGWPYDIHTYVDVAPLLAAKGYRVIVPYLRGYGTTRFLSDATMRNGQQSAIAVDIVILMDALKIDRAIIGGCDWGARTANILAALWPERCKAMVSVSGYLIGNQQLGMKPLPPKAELQWWYQYYFATERGRAGYEQYTNDFARLIWQLASPKWTFDDATFAKSAAAFANPDHVAIVIHNYRWRLDLAEGEPQYDVLEKRLAEAPVIGVPTITLEGDANGAPHPEPSAYAGMFSGKYAHRLITGGIGHNLPQEAPQAFADAIVEVDGN comes from the coding sequence ATGAAGAGGATTCGCGAAACCATCGATCATCGCCGCCGCTTCCTTGTCGGCGCCGCGGCCATCACCTTCGCGGCGGCCGAGCTCGGCACAAGTAAGCCCGCCAAGGCGGCGGCAAACTCTTTCGGCGCGATCAAGCAGATCAATGCCGGCGTGCTCAATATCGGCTATGCCGAGGAAGGCCCTGCCGACGGCCCGCCTGTCATCCTGCTGCATGGCTGGCCTTACGACATCCACACCTATGTCGATGTGGCGCCTCTGCTCGCAGCGAAAGGCTATCGTGTGATTGTGCCTTATCTGCGGGGCTATGGGACGACGCGCTTCCTGTCGGATGCGACCATGCGCAACGGCCAGCAATCAGCCATAGCGGTCGACATCGTCATCCTGATGGATGCCCTGAAAATCGACAGAGCCATCATCGGCGGATGTGACTGGGGTGCGCGGACCGCCAATATCCTGGCCGCGCTCTGGCCGGAGCGCTGCAAAGCCATGGTCTCGGTCAGCGGCTATCTTATCGGCAATCAGCAGCTCGGCATGAAACCGCTGCCGCCCAAGGCGGAGCTGCAATGGTGGTATCAATATTACTTCGCCACCGAGCGTGGCCGCGCCGGCTATGAACAATACACCAATGATTTCGCCAGGCTCATCTGGCAGCTGGCATCGCCGAAATGGACCTTCGACGACGCCACCTTCGCCAAGAGCGCCGCCGCCTTCGCCAATCCCGATCACGTCGCGATTGTCATACACAATTACCGCTGGCGGCTCGACCTCGCCGAAGGCGAACCGCAATATGACGTTTTAGAGAAGCGCCTGGCTGAGGCACCGGTCATCGGCGTGCCCACGATCACGCTCGAAGGCGATGCCAATGGCGCGCCGCATCCCGAGCCCAGCGCCTATGCCGGGATGTTCTCCGGCAAATATGCGCATCGCTTGATCACCGGCGGCATCGGGCACAATCTGCCGCAGGAAGCGCCACAGGCTTTCGCCGACGCGATCGTCGAAGTCGATGGCAACTGA
- a CDS encoding DUF2189 domain-containing protein: protein MMASTHKKPLVSIADAADYPEIRKISLDDLKDALAKGIDDFKAKPSHLVILALIYPLAMLVAANVAAGYIPLPLVFPLLSGFALVGPLAAVGLYELSRRRELGLDISWEHAFTVMRRPSTNILILSVILGVIYFAWLFTALAIYREIYGEAVPMSLTDFVREAITTRPGWTLIIVGCGVGFLFALAVLAISAVSFPMLLDRHCSTATAIQTSVHAFLANPVTLMLWGLIVASLLVLGALPLFAGLAIVMPVLGHATWHLYRKVVRH from the coding sequence ATGATGGCCTCGACACATAAAAAGCCGCTCGTCTCCATAGCTGACGCCGCCGATTATCCGGAGATCCGAAAGATCAGCCTGGACGATCTCAAGGATGCGTTGGCCAAGGGTATCGACGACTTCAAAGCTAAACCCAGCCACTTGGTCATCCTGGCCCTGATCTATCCTCTTGCCATGCTGGTCGCGGCCAATGTCGCGGCCGGATACATACCGCTGCCGCTCGTCTTTCCCCTGCTCTCCGGTTTCGCGCTCGTCGGCCCACTGGCCGCGGTCGGTCTCTACGAGCTGAGCCGGCGGCGCGAGCTGGGCCTCGACATCTCCTGGGAACATGCCTTCACCGTCATGCGCAGGCCCTCGACCAATATTCTGATACTGAGCGTCATCCTCGGTGTGATCTACTTCGCTTGGCTCTTCACCGCGCTGGCCATCTACCGCGAGATCTACGGCGAAGCAGTGCCCATGTCGCTCACCGATTTCGTCCGGGAGGCCATCACCACGCGTCCTGGCTGGACGCTCATCATCGTGGGCTGCGGCGTAGGCTTCCTCTTCGCGCTTGCGGTTCTGGCCATCAGCGCCGTATCCTTTCCGATGCTGCTCGACCGGCATTGCAGCACGGCGACGGCCATCCAGACGTCGGTTCACGCGTTCCTGGCCAATCCCGTGACGCTCATGTTGTGGGGCTTGATCGTCGCCAGCCTGCTTGTGCTCGGCGCCTTGCCGCTTTTCGCCGGCCTTGCCATCGTGATGCCGGTGCTCGGGCATGCGACCTGGCATCTGTACCGAAAGGTTGTCAGACACTGA
- a CDS encoding MarR family winged helix-turn-helix transcriptional regulator produces MSDPIKPFADLTDEERQVAGPAQDAVRCFRLISYTGQRLRYLLDRRLRDESLTSQQGFLLTVVRMHGRPTLGEIATAMSTTHQNAKQVASALERKGMLKIIADNRDARVRRLEATELGKRGWEDRNAEDYAAIAGWFANLSSDEQQVLVHLLSRLARTVREAS; encoded by the coding sequence ATGAGCGATCCAATCAAGCCCTTTGCCGATCTGACCGACGAAGAACGCCAAGTCGCCGGCCCGGCACAGGATGCGGTGCGCTGTTTCCGGCTGATTTCCTATACAGGCCAGCGCCTGCGCTATCTTCTCGACCGGCGCCTGCGGGACGAAAGCCTGACCAGCCAGCAGGGCTTCCTGCTGACCGTCGTGCGGATGCATGGCCGGCCGACCTTGGGCGAGATCGCCACCGCCATGTCCACTACCCACCAGAATGCCAAGCAGGTGGCCTCGGCGCTGGAACGAAAGGGGATGCTGAAGATCATCGCGGATAATCGCGATGCTCGCGTGAGACGGCTGGAGGCCACGGAGCTCGGCAAGCGGGGCTGGGAAGACCGCAACGCCGAAGACTACGCCGCGATCGCAGGCTGGTTCGCAAACCTGTCGAGTGACGAACAGCAAGTGCTCGTGCACCTGCTGTCACGACTTGCCCGAACTGTCCGGGAAGCGTCATGA
- a CDS encoding glycosyltransferase, with protein MDTARSRRFVLDVVGIGDPGQSMYSHDEMRAHVFAEAEYFHRERVQAVVTGFTLTTLLSTRMAGIPLITQHAGSYIPPLFERGMLPEPSRPVQPANKTTQTPRIFLKEFDVLCAELGIPRIPSFPALLLGDLSLVTEAPEVYGVSAAEMRAWRPSGEAYWPTTRFEYTGPIFAELDLPVPPAVEEALQRQGPIVYVAITSASAQLVRDVVAEVASTGVEVIVAGTVHDVSDLAGPKVTVGGILPSHKIMPRVDLAVSAGGQGSVQGAMAAGTPVIGIPLQPEQYANVSLLQLKGAARLFPECDVGHGRLPALVREMTAQQSYRTAACAIQAAYAARNGPALSADAILRHLGDETLSA; from the coding sequence ATGGATACCGCGCGCAGCCGCCGCTTTGTCCTGGACGTGGTCGGCATCGGCGATCCCGGCCAGAGCATGTACAGTCACGACGAGATGCGGGCCCATGTGTTCGCCGAGGCCGAGTATTTTCACCGGGAGCGCGTGCAGGCGGTTGTCACCGGCTTCACGCTGACGACGCTTCTGTCCACGCGAATGGCGGGCATCCCGCTCATCACGCAGCATGCGGGCTCCTACATCCCGCCGCTGTTCGAACGCGGCATGCTGCCTGAGCCGTCGCGGCCGGTGCAGCCTGCCAACAAGACCACGCAGACGCCCCGGATCTTCCTCAAGGAGTTCGACGTCCTTTGCGCCGAGCTCGGCATTCCGCGCATCCCGAGCTTTCCGGCACTGCTTCTGGGCGACCTCTCGCTGGTGACCGAGGCGCCGGAAGTCTATGGCGTCAGCGCGGCGGAGATGCGCGCCTGGCGGCCGTCGGGAGAGGCCTATTGGCCGACGACACGCTTCGAATATACCGGTCCGATCTTTGCCGAACTCGACCTTCCCGTCCCGCCCGCGGTGGAGGAGGCGCTCCAACGCCAGGGGCCGATCGTCTATGTCGCGATCACCTCCGCATCCGCCCAGCTCGTGCGCGATGTCGTGGCGGAGGTGGCCAGCACCGGTGTGGAGGTGATCGTCGCCGGGACTGTGCATGATGTCTCTGACCTGGCCGGTCCGAAGGTGACGGTCGGCGGCATCCTGCCCAGCCACAAGATCATGCCGAGAGTGGACCTCGCGGTCTCGGCGGGTGGCCAGGGCAGCGTGCAAGGGGCGATGGCCGCTGGCACGCCGGTTATCGGCATCCCGCTGCAGCCCGAGCAGTATGCCAATGTGTCTCTGCTGCAGCTTAAAGGAGCGGCAAGGCTTTTTCCTGAGTGCGATGTCGGGCATGGCAGGCTGCCGGCGCTGGTGCGAGAGATGACCGCGCAGCAAAGCTACAGAACCGCCGCCTGTGCCATTCAGGCGGCCTATGCCGCGCGCAACGGCCCGGCGCTTTCCGCCGACGCCATCCTGCGCCACCTGGGCGATGAGACGCTCAGCGCGTGA
- the gntF gene encoding guanitoxin biosynthesis pre-guanitoxin forming N-methyltransferase GntF, whose product MPVKSVFATIRPARQMEKWAATIIANAISTYALDTICTAAGVLLVASGLLSGLDFRDAVIILALSYLLWAGGLSTSLAANWRLLESTGTSTSLLSKLAYDVAGHWTRRGGIRRTLSAAGYVVFELAKESPYYLGAFGLAFASDVISGEEALVFLAGANAGAAAYEFALGRSTRFLIGIAGKTPYASFEEEWEPAQYLTDYYSTVDADERNTIAFFAEAARRMPADEPALVFGVGPTLHHVFALASRASEIHLGDYLQCNLDEITRWIEGEEEAHDWQPFVRYTLRCEGGDNPSGTAVLEREQLTRAKSTTLLRVDMRNDRPLAGAQQCYATVLTAYCVDSATDSLDDWQACMRRVVGLVRPGGTLLVAALGRTRGYFVGGKAFPSPFLEAADMEKLLRDYFPDSALTVRTVSVPECTPHGFSSIILAEAHGRFPPPTLVQA is encoded by the coding sequence ATGCCTGTCAAAAGTGTTTTCGCGACTATCCGCCCGGCCAGGCAGATGGAAAAATGGGCGGCGACGATCATCGCCAACGCGATCTCGACCTATGCGCTCGATACCATCTGCACCGCCGCGGGCGTTCTGCTGGTGGCGTCCGGATTGCTGTCCGGCCTTGATTTTCGCGACGCCGTTATCATCCTGGCGCTTTCATATCTCCTGTGGGCTGGCGGATTGTCGACCAGTCTTGCCGCCAACTGGCGGCTTTTGGAGAGCACGGGGACGAGCACCAGCCTCCTGTCCAAGCTGGCCTATGATGTCGCCGGACATTGGACCCGGCGCGGCGGCATTCGTCGAACCTTGAGTGCCGCAGGCTATGTGGTCTTCGAGCTGGCAAAGGAATCGCCTTACTATCTTGGCGCTTTCGGGCTGGCCTTTGCCAGTGATGTCATCTCCGGCGAAGAGGCGCTCGTTTTCCTCGCGGGTGCCAATGCCGGCGCCGCGGCCTACGAGTTCGCACTCGGCCGTTCGACCCGCTTTCTCATCGGAATAGCCGGGAAGACGCCATACGCGTCGTTCGAGGAGGAATGGGAGCCCGCGCAATATCTCACGGACTACTACAGCACCGTGGATGCGGACGAGAGAAACACGATTGCATTTTTCGCCGAAGCCGCGCGGCGCATGCCCGCCGATGAGCCGGCGCTGGTTTTCGGCGTCGGTCCGACGCTTCATCATGTCTTCGCCCTGGCCTCACGGGCCTCCGAGATCCACCTTGGCGATTATCTTCAATGCAATCTCGATGAGATCACCCGCTGGATCGAAGGTGAGGAGGAGGCTCACGACTGGCAGCCTTTCGTTCGCTATACACTGCGATGCGAGGGAGGCGATAATCCGTCCGGCACGGCTGTACTCGAGCGCGAGCAGCTGACGCGCGCCAAGTCTACCACGCTTCTGCGTGTCGACATGCGCAACGATCGGCCGCTGGCCGGCGCGCAACAATGTTATGCGACGGTGTTGACCGCCTATTGCGTCGACTCGGCGACCGACAGCTTGGATGACTGGCAAGCCTGCATGCGCCGGGTCGTCGGTCTGGTGCGGCCCGGCGGAACGCTCCTTGTCGCCGCTCTGGGCCGGACACGCGGCTACTTCGTCGGCGGTAAGGCGTTTCCCAGTCCCTTTCTCGAAGCCGCCGACATGGAAAAGTTGCTCCGCGACTATTTTCCGGATTCCGCGCTCACGGTCAGAACCGTATCAGTCCCGGAATGTACTCCCCACGGGTTTTCGAGTATCATACTTGCCGAGGCCCATGGCCGGTTTCCTCCGCCGACGCTTGTCCAGGCGTAG